One genomic segment of Cellulophaga sp. HaHaR_3_176 includes these proteins:
- a CDS encoding Na+/H+ antiporter NhaC family protein, translated as MSNKKERIPKFSALIPLFVFVFTFLGVGIYQNDFYALPAPIAVIVGIIVAFIMFKQTIKSKINTLLKGCGDDKILTMCLIYLLAGAFAAITNETGSVDAIVNLGLDYIAIQYIYVGIFIIAGFLSVSTGTSVGAIVALAPIVVGFADKSSADLAILCGALLGGSMFGDNLSVISDTTIAATQSLGCKMSDKFKQNIKIAIPAALFTIAILIFQGLGLKSSETEVVIYTYSVIKIIPYLLVIILSIVGVNVFATLLLGTIFAGLLGIIYGDFTLIEATKISYLGFTNMTEIFLLSLLTGGLAALVEKNGGIDFILVKIKKLIKNQKTAQLGIASLVGTINMAIANNTVSIIIAGPIAKTINDEYELDNKKTASILDIFACIIQGLLPYGAQVLMILSFSKGKIDYFDLVSNTWYLLLLFIYTIVFISLKPLKTR; from the coding sequence ATGTCAAATAAAAAAGAACGTATTCCTAAATTTTCAGCACTAATCCCCCTATTTGTATTTGTTTTTACGTTTTTAGGCGTTGGTATTTACCAAAATGATTTTTATGCCTTACCTGCTCCTATTGCTGTTATTGTCGGTATTATAGTTGCTTTTATAATGTTCAAGCAAACTATAAAATCAAAAATTAACACATTGCTAAAAGGTTGTGGTGATGATAAAATATTAACCATGTGCCTTATCTACTTATTAGCAGGTGCATTTGCTGCAATTACTAATGAAACAGGTAGTGTAGATGCCATTGTAAATCTTGGTTTAGATTATATTGCGATTCAATATATTTATGTAGGCATTTTTATTATAGCAGGTTTCTTATCCGTTTCTACTGGAACATCTGTAGGTGCAATAGTTGCATTGGCGCCAATAGTGGTTGGTTTTGCTGATAAAAGTAGTGCTGATTTAGCTATTTTATGTGGCGCATTATTAGGTGGTAGTATGTTTGGAGATAACTTATCAGTTATTTCAGACACAACTATAGCCGCAACTCAATCTTTAGGTTGTAAGATGAGTGATAAGTTCAAACAAAATATTAAAATCGCTATACCAGCAGCCTTATTTACGATTGCTATTTTAATTTTTCAAGGTCTAGGCCTTAAATCTTCTGAAACAGAAGTTGTTATATATACATATTCTGTAATTAAAATTATACCTTATTTATTGGTTATCATTCTTTCTATAGTTGGTGTGAATGTATTTGCAACCTTGCTTTTAGGGACTATTTTTGCAGGTTTATTAGGAATTATATATGGTGATTTTACATTGATAGAAGCTACTAAAATATCTTATTTAGGCTTTACAAATATGACTGAAATATTCCTACTATCCTTACTTACAGGAGGTTTAGCTGCATTAGTTGAAAAAAATGGAGGAATTGATTTTATACTGGTTAAAATTAAAAAGTTAATCAAAAACCAAAAAACAGCACAATTAGGTATCGCAAGCTTAGTTGGTACTATTAATATGGCTATTGCAAACAATACTGTATCTATTATAATTGCTGGCCCTATTGCAAAAACTATAAATGATGAATACGAACTAGATAATAAAAAAACAGCTTCTATTTTAGATATTTTTGCCTGTATTATTCAAGGTTTATTACCATATGGTGCGCAAGTATTAATGATTTTAAGTTTCTCTAAAGGTAAAATTGATTATTTCGACTTGGTATCTAATACCTGGTATTTATTATTACTGTTCATTTACACCATCGTATTTATAAGTCTTAAACCTTTAAAAACACGATAA
- a CDS encoding sugar phosphate isomerase/epimerase — protein sequence MSKKPTIYSRRKFTKLSAAGLASIPLLSFNNAAQPTVSTSPIDLEVHLFSKHLQFLNYEDMSAAAAEMGFDGLDLTVRKKGHVLPENVASDLPKAVKAMKKHGLSSNMMSTNVWDISSEEHKTVLKTASKLGFTRYRTDWLEYPEDRSIEESQNLYGEEAKKLALFNEELGIIGAYQNHAGMHVGAAVWDIPPILDAAKSQFIGCQYDIRHAIVEGGKSWELGLRRIHTHINSLVIKDFKWGVIDGKWQPINVPLGEGMVDFNHYFSLIKKYKINVPVSLHVEYDLGGAEKGNTKITIDKDEVLSRIKKDLVYLKNAWNRAL from the coding sequence ATGAGTAAAAAACCAACTATTTATTCAAGAAGAAAATTCACCAAACTTTCGGCTGCAGGCTTAGCAAGTATACCATTATTATCTTTTAATAATGCTGCTCAACCAACTGTATCAACATCTCCAATTGACCTAGAGGTGCATCTGTTTTCAAAGCATTTACAGTTTTTAAATTATGAAGATATGTCAGCAGCGGCAGCTGAAATGGGGTTTGATGGTTTAGATTTAACCGTGCGTAAAAAAGGTCATGTACTACCTGAAAATGTGGCAAGTGATTTGCCTAAGGCTGTAAAAGCTATGAAAAAGCATGGTCTTAGTTCAAATATGATGTCTACTAATGTTTGGGATATAAGTAGTGAAGAACATAAAACAGTATTAAAAACAGCAAGTAAATTAGGCTTTACACGTTACCGTACTGATTGGTTAGAGTACCCTGAAGATAGATCTATTGAAGAAAGTCAGAATTTATATGGTGAAGAAGCTAAAAAATTAGCTCTATTTAATGAAGAACTGGGGATTATTGGTGCGTACCAAAACCATGCAGGTATGCATGTGGGTGCTGCTGTTTGGGATATTCCTCCTATTTTAGACGCTGCAAAAAGTCAATTTATAGGGTGCCAATATGATATAAGACATGCTATAGTTGAAGGTGGCAAAAGTTGGGAACTTGGTTTAAGACGTATACATACTCATATAAATTCATTAGTTATAAAAGATTTTAAATGGGGAGTAATTGATGGTAAATGGCAGCCTATTAATGTACCTTTAGGTGAAGGTATGGTCGATTTTAATCACTACTTTTCTTTAATTAAAAAGTATAAAATTAATGTGCCTGTTTCACTTCATGTCGAATATGACTTAGGTGGTGCTGAAAAAGGAAATACAAAAATAACTATAGATAAAGATGAAGTTTTAAGTCGTATAAAGAAAGATTTAGTGTATTTAAAAAACGCTTGGAACAGAGCGTTGTAA
- a CDS encoding efflux RND transporter permease subunit: protein MLNRSIKFLIENKLVAVLLLALFIGWGTVNAPFNWDTGFLLSDPVAVDAIPDIGENQQIVFTKWDGRSPQDIEDQITYPLTSSLLGIPGVKTIRSSSMFGFSSIYVIFEEDVEFYWSRSRILEKLNSLPSNLLPEGINPALGPDATGLGQIFWYTLEGRDADGNVTGGWDLQELRSIQDYYVKYGLSSASGVAEVASIGGYVQEYQVDVNPELMRQYNIGLNQVVKAVKNSNQDIGAQTLEINQAEYLVRGLGYVKSVEDIENAVVTSADFTAIKIKDIGKVTLGPAARRGILDKEGAEVVGGVVVARYGANPMEVITNVKAKINELKGGLPSKVLADGRTSQLTVVPFYDRTELIVETLDTLNEALTLEILITILVIIIMVFNLRASILISGLLPVAVLMVFVAMKLFNIDANIVALSGIAIAIGTMVDVGVILAENMIRHLDDDALRLREDGTEYTINEVIYYATAEVSGAILTAVLTTIISFVPVFTMIGAEGKLFRPLAFTKTMALSASLVIALFLIPPFAAYLFRKTTLKNSFRYFLNGVLILAGIAIIIYGFWLGLLLVAFGITGLLGVLERLDKKKINLINIIISSIAIVFLLADYWRPLGFNRSIIVNLIFVAIICFGILGVFSVFRRYYSQILNWALANKILFLIIPATVLVSGFWIMKNTGKEFMPALNEGSFLLMPTSLPHAGVEENKRVLQQLDMAVATIPEIETVVGKAGRTESPLDPAPLSMYENMIQYKSEYMRNSEGKRQRYKVNADGLFKLKDGRFIANPNSTKNVTLSAVERSQLIEDNNGEYYRNWRPEIKSPDDIWNEIVRVTKLPGVTSAPKLQPIETRLVMLQTGMRAPMGIKVKGQDLKQIEDFGLELERLLKQAEGVKIEAVFADRIVGKPYLLIDIDREKIARYGISIADVQSVLKVAIGGMALTQTVEGRERYAVRVRYPRELRGNPEDIKDIYIPVETGSPVPLSELATIKYEQGPQVIKSEDTFLVGYVLFDKLDGFAEVDVVENAQALFQQKIESGDLIVPKGISYKFTGTYENQLRAEKTLSVVVPLALAIIFLILYFQFKSVSTSLMVFTGITVAFAGGFIMIWLYGQDWFFNFSLFGENMRDLFNMKTINLSVAVWVGFIALFGIATDDGVVMATYLTQIFDREKPSDKKSIRAAALHAAEKRIRPCLMTTVTTILALLPVLTSTGKGSDIMIPMAIPIFGGMVIDITSYFIVPVLYSWREEVKVKRLQKKENIA from the coding sequence ATGCTAAATAGAAGCATTAAATTTCTAATAGAAAATAAACTTGTAGCCGTATTATTACTTGCCCTTTTTATTGGTTGGGGAACTGTAAATGCACCATTTAATTGGGATACTGGCTTTTTACTAAGCGATCCTGTTGCTGTAGATGCCATTCCTGATATTGGCGAAAACCAACAAATTGTATTCACAAAATGGGATGGTCGATCGCCTCAAGATATTGAGGATCAAATTACCTACCCATTAACCTCTTCCCTATTGGGAATTCCTGGAGTAAAAACCATTCGAAGTTCGTCTATGTTTGGATTCTCTAGTATCTACGTCATTTTTGAAGAAGATGTTGAGTTTTACTGGAGCCGTAGCCGTATTTTAGAAAAGCTAAATTCTTTACCAAGTAACTTATTACCAGAAGGTATAAATCCTGCTTTAGGACCAGACGCTACAGGTTTAGGGCAAATATTTTGGTATACTTTAGAAGGTCGTGACGCAGACGGAAACGTGACTGGCGGTTGGGATTTACAAGAACTAAGAAGTATTCAAGATTACTATGTAAAATACGGCTTATCTTCTGCTAGTGGTGTTGCTGAAGTCGCTTCTATTGGTGGTTATGTTCAAGAATATCAAGTCGATGTTAATCCCGAATTAATGCGCCAATACAATATTGGTTTAAACCAAGTTGTAAAAGCGGTTAAAAATAGTAATCAAGACATTGGCGCCCAAACGTTAGAGATTAATCAAGCGGAATATTTAGTACGTGGTTTAGGCTATGTAAAATCTGTTGAAGATATTGAAAACGCTGTAGTGACTTCTGCCGACTTTACCGCTATTAAAATTAAAGATATTGGTAAGGTTACCTTAGGTCCTGCTGCACGAAGAGGGATTTTAGACAAAGAAGGTGCTGAAGTTGTTGGTGGTGTTGTAGTGGCAAGATATGGCGCCAATCCTATGGAAGTCATTACCAATGTAAAAGCAAAAATTAACGAGCTTAAAGGCGGTTTACCCTCTAAAGTATTAGCAGATGGACGCACCTCTCAATTAACGGTGGTTCCTTTTTACGATCGTACAGAACTGATTGTAGAAACCTTAGACACCCTCAACGAAGCATTGACATTAGAGATATTAATTACCATTTTGGTGATTATAATAATGGTTTTTAATTTAAGAGCTTCTATTCTAATTTCAGGATTATTACCAGTTGCTGTTTTAATGGTTTTTGTTGCCATGAAACTGTTTAACATAGATGCTAATATTGTGGCGCTTTCGGGTATTGCTATTGCTATTGGAACTATGGTTGATGTGGGCGTCATACTCGCCGAAAACATGATTCGACATCTGGACGATGATGCTTTAAGACTTCGTGAAGATGGAACAGAATACACTATTAACGAGGTTATTTACTACGCTACTGCGGAAGTATCTGGTGCTATTTTAACTGCCGTTTTAACTACTATTATCAGTTTTGTACCCGTATTTACTATGATTGGTGCAGAAGGGAAATTGTTTAGACCTTTAGCCTTTACAAAAACGATGGCATTGTCAGCCTCTTTGGTGATCGCCTTGTTTTTAATTCCACCTTTTGCAGCGTATTTATTCAGAAAAACAACATTAAAAAACTCCTTTAGATATTTTTTAAATGGCGTTTTAATACTTGCGGGAATTGCAATTATTATTTACGGCTTTTGGTTAGGATTACTTTTAGTTGCTTTTGGTATCACTGGTTTACTAGGTGTTTTAGAGAGATTAGATAAGAAGAAAATAAATCTAATAAATATTATTATTTCCTCGATTGCAATTGTATTTCTACTTGCCGACTATTGGAGACCATTAGGATTTAACCGCAGTATCATTGTCAATCTTATTTTTGTCGCTATTATTTGCTTCGGAATTTTAGGTGTGTTTTCTGTTTTTAGAAGGTATTATAGTCAGATTCTAAACTGGGCTCTAGCCAATAAAATATTGTTTTTAATAATTCCTGCGACTGTTCTTGTATCTGGATTTTGGATTATGAAAAATACAGGAAAAGAGTTTATGCCTGCCTTAAATGAAGGGTCGTTTTTATTAATGCCAACCTCATTACCTCATGCTGGTGTTGAAGAAAACAAACGTGTACTTCAGCAATTAGACATGGCGGTTGCGACTATTCCAGAAATTGAAACTGTAGTCGGAAAAGCTGGTAGAACAGAGTCGCCTTTAGATCCTGCGCCTTTATCTATGTATGAAAACATGATTCAATATAAATCGGAATACATGCGCAATTCCGAAGGAAAAAGACAGCGTTATAAAGTGAATGCTGATGGGTTGTTTAAGTTGAAAGATGGACGTTTTATTGCAAATCCAAATAGCACCAAAAATGTCACCTTGAGCGCAGTCGAAAGGTCTCAACTTATCGAAGATAATAACGGTGAATATTACAGAAACTGGCGACCAGAAATTAAAAGTCCTGATGATATTTGGAACGAAATAGTACGTGTCACCAAATTACCAGGCGTGACGTCTGCACCAAAATTACAACCTATAGAAACCCGGTTAGTCATGCTACAAACCGGTATGCGTGCGCCCATGGGAATAAAAGTAAAAGGTCAAGATTTAAAACAAATTGAAGACTTTGGCTTAGAATTGGAACGACTACTAAAACAAGCGGAAGGCGTTAAAATAGAAGCCGTTTTTGCAGATAGAATTGTTGGTAAGCCTTACTTGTTAATTGATATAGACAGAGAAAAAATAGCACGCTATGGTATTTCAATAGCAGATGTACAAAGTGTTTTAAAAGTTGCTATTGGTGGTATGGCATTAACACAAACCGTTGAAGGACGAGAACGTTATGCTGTAAGAGTGCGTTACCCAAGAGAGTTACGTGGTAATCCGGAAGATATAAAAGACATTTATATTCCTGTAGAAACGGGTAGTCCTGTTCCTTTAAGTGAATTGGCAACCATTAAATACGAGCAAGGTCCACAAGTCATAAAAAGTGAAGACACCTTTTTAGTAGGCTATGTCTTGTTTGATAAATTGGATGGTTTTGCAGAGGTTGATGTTGTCGAAAATGCACAAGCCTTGTTTCAACAAAAAATAGAATCTGGAGATCTAATTGTTCCAAAAGGTATCAGTTATAAATTTACAGGTACTTATGAAAATCAATTGCGTGCAGAAAAAACATTGTCTGTGGTTGTTCCGTTAGCATTGGCTATCATCTTTTTAATACTTTATTTTCAGTTTAAATCTGTTAGCACATCATTAATGGTGTTTACCGGAATTACGGTTGCGTTTGCTGGTGGTTTTATTATGATTTGGTTATATGGTCAAGATTGGTTTTTCAACTTTAGCTTGTTTGGCGAGAATATGCGAGACCTCTTTAACATGAAAACTATTAATTTAAGTGTCGCCGTTTGGGTTGGTTTTATTGCGCTATTTGGTATTGCTACCGATGATGGTGTCGTTATGGCCACCTACCTAACACAAATTTTTGATCGTGAAAAACCGTCTGACAAAAAAAGTATTAGAGCTGCTGCTTTACATGCTGCCGAAAAACGAATTCGTCCGTGTTTAATGACTACAGTAACCACCATTTTAGCCTTGTTACCCGTTTTAACATCCACAGGTAAAGGAAGTGATATTATGATTCCGATGGCAATTCCAATATTTGGAGGAATGGTTATTGACATTACCTCCTACTTTATTGTTCCGGTTTTATATAGCTGGAGAGAAGAGGTTAAAGTGAAAAGACTTCAGAAAAAAGAAAATATAGCTTAG
- a CDS encoding TolC family protein has translation MKYNKNHIKHKVVLLLCSLFFVIQGNSQELETYITTALENNPEIQKFELQYAIATEKVNEVNTLPNTDFSASYFVIEPETRTGTQRFKVSAKQMFPWFGTITSRENYASALAEIDYEAIVIAKRKLIVSVSESYYKLYVNKAKQAVLTENIELLDTYEALALTSVEIGKASAVDVFRLQIRQNELEQLQQVLEYEFLAEQTAFNNLLNRDSAIEVPIVESLLMPSEALEITTENLALHPELLKYDRLFNSVTQSELLNQKESYLSFGFGIDYINIQPDSDITFSKNGQDILMPTVSLSIPVFNTKYKSKTKQNKLQQQEIEFQKQDRLNTLETLLDKAINDRKSARISYNTQVKNLNQAKDAESILVRSYETGTIDFNDVLDIQELQLKFQINQIESIKSYYLQTTIINYLIQ, from the coding sequence ATGAAATACAATAAAAATCATATCAAACATAAAGTAGTCTTGCTTCTTTGTTCTTTATTCTTTGTTATACAAGGTAATTCTCAAGAACTAGAAACCTACATTACTACTGCTTTGGAAAATAATCCTGAGATTCAGAAATTTGAATTACAGTACGCTATTGCTACAGAAAAAGTGAATGAAGTTAATACGCTTCCAAACACCGATTTTAGTGCTAGTTATTTTGTTATTGAACCTGAAACACGAACCGGAACACAACGTTTTAAAGTGTCGGCTAAACAAATGTTTCCTTGGTTTGGTACTATTACGTCTCGTGAAAATTATGCTAGCGCTTTAGCTGAAATCGATTATGAAGCGATTGTAATTGCCAAACGAAAGTTAATCGTCTCTGTATCGGAATCTTACTATAAATTGTACGTTAATAAAGCGAAACAAGCTGTTTTAACAGAAAATATTGAATTGTTGGATACGTACGAAGCCTTAGCTTTAACGTCTGTTGAAATTGGAAAAGCATCTGCAGTAGATGTTTTTAGATTACAAATTCGACAGAATGAATTAGAGCAATTACAACAGGTTTTAGAATACGAGTTTTTAGCAGAGCAAACGGCTTTTAACAATCTTCTGAATAGAGATAGCGCTATTGAAGTGCCTATTGTGGAGTCGTTACTAATGCCTTCCGAAGCACTTGAAATTACTACCGAAAATTTAGCGTTACATCCTGAATTATTAAAATATGATAGACTGTTTAATTCAGTAACGCAATCGGAATTACTAAACCAAAAAGAAAGCTATCTGTCGTTTGGATTCGGAATTGATTATATTAATATTCAGCCAGATTCCGATATTACGTTTAGCAAAAACGGACAAGATATTTTAATGCCTACAGTATCGCTTTCAATTCCTGTTTTTAATACGAAATACAAATCGAAAACCAAGCAAAACAAATTACAACAACAGGAAATAGAATTTCAAAAACAAGACCGTTTAAATACATTAGAAACACTATTAGACAAAGCAATAAACGATAGAAAATCAGCTAGAATAAGTTACAATACACAAGTAAAAAACTTAAACCAAGCTAAGGATGCCGAATCGATTTTAGTACGAAGTTACGAAACCGGCACTATTGATTTTAATGATGTATTAGACATTCAGGAACTACAATTAAAGTTTCAAATTAATCAAATAGAATCTATTAAAAGCTACTATTTACAAACTACAATTATTAATTATTTAATTCAATAA
- a CDS encoding efflux RND transporter periplasmic adaptor subunit: MKKYIIYISILILGLLLGSFFFGRKTTRHETEHIHDAAAETNQMWTCSMHPQIMQPESGPCPICGMDLIPAENSVKGLLADQFKLTENAMALANIQTSIVGNGNTEDNAITLSGKIVENEDNTAIQPAHFDGRIEKLYVKSLGEKVNKGQAIAKIYSAALIAAQQELITTYSIRESQPQLYKAVQNKFKNWKIHGSQLDNVLKTGQVKTSFTIYSHVSGVVTEIAVSDGAHIMDGKPIFKVSNLATVWANFDVYENQISQFKKGQNIDVVTNAYADKVFKGTVDFIDPILDTRTRTVKLRVVLNNKDQILKPGLFVEGKIKGITASKFDVLSIPTTAVLWTGKRSVVYIKSKLNEPVFEMREITLGNQIGDKYQVLEGLNTGDEVVTNGTFTVDAAAQLQGKKSMMNKTNEKIMTGHEGHHMHK, from the coding sequence ATGAAAAAATATATAATTTATATCTCCATATTAATATTAGGTCTACTATTAGGAAGTTTCTTTTTTGGAAGAAAAACTACTAGGCATGAAACAGAACATATTCACGATGCAGCAGCAGAAACTAACCAAATGTGGACCTGCTCTATGCATCCACAAATAATGCAACCCGAATCTGGTCCATGCCCTATTTGCGGTATGGATTTAATTCCTGCAGAAAATAGCGTTAAAGGTTTATTAGCCGATCAGTTTAAATTGACTGAAAATGCTATGGCATTGGCTAATATTCAAACGTCAATAGTTGGTAATGGTAATACGGAAGATAATGCTATAACATTATCAGGTAAAATTGTAGAAAACGAAGATAATACAGCCATACAACCTGCACATTTTGACGGAAGAATAGAAAAATTATATGTCAAGTCTTTAGGCGAAAAGGTTAATAAAGGACAAGCTATTGCTAAAATTTATTCGGCAGCTTTAATAGCAGCACAGCAAGAATTGATAACGACGTATAGTATTAGAGAATCCCAGCCACAGTTATACAAAGCTGTGCAAAACAAGTTTAAAAACTGGAAAATTCATGGTTCTCAATTAGACAACGTTTTAAAAACGGGACAAGTAAAAACAAGTTTTACAATCTATTCTCATGTGTCTGGTGTTGTTACAGAAATTGCGGTGAGTGATGGCGCGCATATTATGGATGGTAAGCCCATTTTTAAAGTTTCTAATTTAGCAACAGTTTGGGCAAACTTTGATGTGTATGAAAACCAAATTAGTCAATTCAAAAAAGGACAAAATATTGACGTTGTGACTAATGCTTACGCTGATAAAGTATTTAAAGGCACTGTAGATTTTATAGATCCTATTTTAGATACCAGAACTAGAACTGTAAAATTACGAGTAGTACTTAATAACAAAGACCAAATATTAAAACCTGGTCTATTTGTCGAAGGGAAAATAAAAGGAATCACCGCGAGTAAATTCGATGTTTTATCTATACCAACAACAGCCGTTTTATGGACAGGAAAACGCTCTGTAGTCTATATTAAATCGAAGCTTAATGAACCTGTTTTTGAAATGCGTGAAATTACTTTAGGCAATCAAATTGGTGATAAGTATCAAGTTTTAGAAGGTTTAAACACTGGCGATGAAGTGGTAACCAACGGAACTTTTACAGTAGATGCTGCTGCACAATTACAAGGCAAAAAATCTATGATGAATAAAACCAATGAAAAGATTATGACTGGCCATGAAGGGCATCATATGCATAAATAA
- a CDS encoding ATP-binding protein: protein MKNKHLHTTNNKLEKDNTIERQLRFQDLLISISTKYINSDLSDVNKLVNTSLKQIGEFVESDRSYIFSYNFVNNTTSNTYEWCAEGVEPEIDNLQNLPLSFVTQWLDAHKKGEAFYIEDVSLLPEDGEHGLRAILEPQGIKSLITIPKIKNNELIGFVGFDSVKKINKYTENEKDILFVFANMLVNVILRKENEEQIKAQEKKKEELLKDLSIQNEVLNEYAHVVSHDLKAPLINIHTLIGWFIDDHKDVLGKDDMHPLSLVLFNVEKMDFLIKGILDYSTIDRLETQDAQIDFNVTVNEVLETILVPETIKITIQENLPTLFGNAWRYKQIFQNLIQNAVTYNDKESGIIEVGFIDKDDYYEFFVKDNGVGIKTDYFERIFKVFTKLQSTGSSSGIGLSIVKKIVNFYKGKIWLESKEGVGTTFFFTLLKTE from the coding sequence ATGAAAAATAAACACCTACATACAACAAATAACAAGTTGGAAAAAGATAATACGATTGAACGACAATTACGTTTTCAAGATCTATTAATTAGTATTTCTACGAAATATATAAATTCAGATTTATCTGATGTAAATAAATTAGTTAATACATCATTAAAGCAAATTGGAGAGTTTGTAGAATCTGATCGGAGCTATATTTTTTCTTATAATTTTGTAAATAACACAACTTCAAATACTTATGAGTGGTGTGCTGAAGGTGTAGAACCTGAAATAGATAATTTACAAAACTTACCATTAAGCTTTGTAACCCAATGGTTAGATGCTCATAAAAAAGGAGAAGCTTTTTATATTGAAGATGTGAGTTTACTCCCCGAAGATGGAGAGCATGGTTTACGAGCTATTTTAGAACCCCAAGGCATTAAAAGTTTAATAACAATACCTAAAATTAAAAACAATGAATTAATTGGTTTTGTTGGATTTGATTCTGTAAAAAAGATTAATAAATATACAGAGAACGAAAAAGATATTCTTTTTGTTTTTGCAAATATGCTTGTGAATGTAATTCTAAGAAAAGAGAATGAAGAGCAGATAAAGGCACAAGAGAAGAAAAAGGAAGAGTTGTTAAAAGATTTATCAATTCAAAATGAAGTTTTAAATGAATATGCTCATGTAGTATCTCATGATTTGAAAGCTCCTTTAATAAACATTCACACATTAATTGGGTGGTTTATTGATGATCATAAAGATGTTTTAGGTAAAGATGATATGCACCCTTTAAGTTTAGTTTTATTTAATGTAGAAAAAATGGATTTTCTTATTAAAGGAATTTTAGATTATTCGACCATTGATAGACTAGAAACTCAAGATGCACAAATTGACTTTAACGTAACAGTAAATGAGGTTTTAGAAACTATTTTAGTGCCAGAAACTATAAAAATTACAATTCAAGAAAACTTGCCGACCTTATTTGGTAATGCATGGAGGTATAAACAAATTTTTCAAAATTTAATTCAAAATGCAGTTACTTATAATGATAAAGAATCTGGCATTATTGAAGTAGGTTTCATTGATAAAGATGACTATTATGAATTTTTTGTAAAAGATAATGGAGTTGGTATAAAAACAGATTATTTTGAAAGAATCTTTAAAGTGTTTACAAAATTGCAAAGCACAGGTTCTTCTTCCGGAATTGGTCTTTCTATCGTAAAAAAAATAGTCAATTTTTATAAAGGTAAGATATGGCTAGAAAGTAAAGAGGGGGTAGGTACTACATTTTTCTTTACCCTTTTAAAAACAGAATAG